The Bacillus sp. B-jedd sequence GGTCGCTTAAGGCCCATAAAATGAGATCGATTTTAACGATGCTCGGCATTATCATCGGTGTTGGCGCGGTCATTATCGTTGTTGCGATTGGCCAGGGCGGAGAAGCGATGCTGAAAAACCAGATTACAGGCCCGGGCAATACAATCGAGGTATTTTACCAGCCCTCCGATGAAGAAATCCGCGTGAATCCGAATGTCTTCAACCAGGCGCCATTTACCCAGGAGGATATCCGGGCGCTGAAACAAATTCCGGAAATCAAGGAGGTCATTGCCTCCAGTTCGCAGTTTTCCACCGCAAGAATTCAAGATAAAGCAGTCGATGTATCCGCGACCGGCATTTCGAATGAGTACATTGATCTTCATGAATTGAAGGTGAAAAAAGGCCGTACGCTAACGGCATCCGACTTCCTTGGCGGCAGGCGCTCCGCCCTCGTCAGCCACAAGCTGCAGGAGGAACTGTTTGAAGGGAAATCCCCCGTCGGGAAAGTCATTCTCGTTGCCGGACAACCGGTCGAGGTGGTAGGAGTCCTGGAAAAACCTGAAGGGCTGTTCGCTTTCGGTTCAATGGAGGTTTATCTCCCTTTCCAGACCTGGCGGACGATATTCGGCACTTCTGATTACACCCAGCTGACCCTTCAGGCATCCAATCCGGATAGGATCCAGTCGGCTGGGAAAAAAGCGGCGAAAACGTTGAACAAGCTTCACAACACAGAAAAATCCTACCAGGTCATTAATATGGAAGAAATTGCTGCAGGCGTGGGCCAGGTGACGAAAATCATGACTTTGATCATAGGCAGCATTGCCGGCATTTCCCTATTCGTTGGCGGTATCGGAGTAATGAACATCATGCTCGTTTCGGTCACGGAGCGGACGCGTGAAATTGGCATCAGGATGGCGCTCGGGGCAACCCGGAACCAGGTCTTGACCCAGTTCCT is a genomic window containing:
- a CDS encoding ABC transporter permease, giving the protein MSLMENIKMALGSLKAHKMRSILTMLGIIIGVGAVIIVVAIGQGGEAMLKNQITGPGNTIEVFYQPSDEEIRVNPNVFNQAPFTQEDIRALKQIPEIKEVIASSSQFSTARIQDKAVDVSATGISNEYIDLHELKVKKGRTLTASDFLGGRRSALVSHKLQEELFEGKSPVGKVILVAGQPVEVVGVLEKPEGLFAFGSMEVYLPFQTWRTIFGTSDYTQLTLQASNPDRIQSAGKKAAKTLNKLHNTEKSYQVINMEEIAAGVGQVTKIMTLIIGSIAGISLFVGGIGVMNIMLVSVTERTREIGIRMALGATRNQVLTQFLIESVTLTLIGGILGIFLGWGVASLVSVFAGWPSLVSWQVVLIGVLFSMVIGVIFGILPANKASRLDPIESLRYE